One part of the Acipenser ruthenus unplaced genomic scaffold, fAciRut3.2 maternal haplotype, whole genome shotgun sequence genome encodes these proteins:
- the LOC131730023 gene encoding heme-binding protein 1-like, giving the protein MFGMIKNSLLGGTEETPYKILTSETKGDLNYEVRRYDGGMFATVNVDGKSFDETSGEAVLKLLKYVGGSNDKGIGMGMTAPVSITAFPKEDGSLSGKLNVGIRIPTKFQSDPPSPTDETVKIEQRSGMTVYSTQFGGYAKEVDYRSHAARLMAALGDSAPYQRGQYLCNGYDPPMKPYGRRNEIWLLQEEP; this is encoded by the exons aTGTTCGGAATGATAAAGAATTCGCTCCTCGGAGGGACGGAGGAGACGCCGTATAAAATACTGACCTCAGAAACCAAG GGTGATTTGAACTATGAGGTCAGACGCTATGATGGTGGTATGTTTGCCACGGTGAATGTTGACGGAAAATCATTCGATGAAACGTCGGGCGAGGCCGTTCTGAAACTCCTCAAATACGTGGGGGGAAGCAACGACAAAG gTATCGGGATGGGAATGACGGCTCCAGTGTCAATCACGGCGTTCCCGAAGGAGGACGGATCCCTGTCCGGGAAGCTCAACGTCGGGATCAGAATTCCCACCAAATTCCAGTCGGATCCTCCCAGCCCGACCGACGAGACGGTGAAAATTGAGCAGAGATCTGGGATGACTGTCTATTCAAC tcagTTTGGTGGCTATGCTAAGGAGGTGGATTATCGCTCTCATGCTGCCAGGCTGATGGCAGCGTTGGGGGACAGCGCCCCCTATCAGCGAGGGCAGTACCTGTGCAACGGCTACGACCCTCCAATGAAACCGTACGGCCGTCGCAATGAGATCTGGCTCCTGCAGGAGGAGCCCTAG